The nucleotide sequence TGTAGTTTTCGGGGTCTTGCAACCGATTGTTAGTAATTAATGAACCAGCACCACAGCACTCATATACGTAAAGCAATCCATTATACACATATGCTACACATTTGGCCCAGGGGCTCCACATTCAACACCAACACCAAAGCCCCACCGGGCGTGGACTTACCTTCGCAAAAAGCAGGAGTCGCTAGGCTAAGGGCCTTCGATCCACAGGAAACTTAGCATCACCCCGAATGGGACACACCTGGACTTCCTATGCATTCCGCGTCCGACTATGAGTTCGcttcttatttgtttttaatttcgaCACCACGAGCTGTGTGTACATACTTTTTGCAATCCGCTAGGTGGCAGTCCGACTGGCTCCTCAAGGTGTATCCATCGTGCTGCCTGCGGCTTAACCTTTGTGGGACTTTGCGGGTTTGCCGATTCTAAGCCAATACTGCGTTTTGTccagcaaaataaataacagtTTTCGGTGGTTTTTCGATGTTGTTCTTAATGTTAGTGATGTGTATTCACCGATAGACGGTCACACTGGGACTCTCTGTCTGCGCGGCCACAGATGGGAGCGTGATGCACAGTCACTAGTTAGAGAAAATCCAATAACGTGTAGGTTGCGGCGCAATAAGttataaataagttaaaaatcACATTGCGCAGTATCACtgcaatatttattgaaatttcaGTAAGAACAAAGTGAGGCACACTTTGTTGAACGTGACTTCTTTTACACACTGAAATCACAGCCTGCTGAACGTGACCACTTTGCTCACTGAAATCGCAGACGTGTGGCAACACTCAAGCCGCCAGAAAGATCTGGCATCTCTCATACTTAACACGCgcatgcaaaatatttaagaaataaatattagtCGCTAAcagtttaaatataataaaattctGCTGATATAAACCCAGTTCATAAAAGAACACGCATTTACCTCCGCATATAAGATCAAATACGTATAAAATCTAATTAGCCGACTCAAGGTAAGGCGTGCGTTTTTGGAGCTCCACTAAACTGACTTCAAAGCAATAACTCATCAAATACTACATTTCAGTTAAAATGGCTGGAGTACTCTTTGAGGACATCTTCAACGTAAAGGACATGGATCCGGAGGGCAAAAAGTTCGACCGTGTATCCCGCCTGCACTGCGAGTCCGAGTCGTTTAAGATGGACCTCATCCTGGACATCAACTCGTGGCTATACCCCATGGAGCTGGGCGACAAGTTCCGCCTGGTTTTGGCCACCACCCTGCGCGAGGATGGTTGCCCGGACAGCGGGGAGTACAATCCAATGGAGCACGAGGGAACGCGGGCGGACAGCTTTGAGTACGTGATGTACGGCAAGATCTACAGGATCGAGGGCGACGAAGCACACAATGAGGCCTCCCGGCTCTCCGCCTACGTGTCATTCGGCGGCTTGCTGATGCGACTTCAGGGTGACGCCAACAATCTTCATGGCTTCGAGGTGGACCAGCACATGTACCTGCTGATGAAGCGGCTGGCCTTCTGAATTTTCTACCTAATTATTTTCGATCGCAAATTAGACATAGACAACAAACTTTATTTACAGTGTATTCATGACATTGCTTGGAGTGCTGAAAGAAGTAGTCTATTGCCTGGATGGGCGTCTGAAAGGCGCATTGACTATCAGGCGAGATGGCCGTGGGCGAAAAGGAATGTGGCGATCCACGAAGGGCAAAGCCTGCGGAGTCGATGGGAACACTGGAGTAGGCCTAATAGCATTCACAATCTTGACCGCATCTGGCCGACGACGAACCGTAAGCTTAGCCGGCCGTCGCTGCGGAGTCCGCAGAAC is from Drosophila melanogaster chromosome 3L and encodes:
- the Polr2H gene encoding RNA polymerase II, I and III subunit H translates to MAGVLFEDIFNVKDMDPEGKKFDRVSRLHCESESFKMDLILDINSWLYPMELGDKFRLVLATTLREDGCPDSGEYNPMEHEGTRADSFEYVMYGKIYRIEGDEAHNEASRLSAYVSFGGLLMRLQGDANNLHGFEVDQHMYLLMKRLAF